A portion of the Flavobacterium limnophilum genome contains these proteins:
- a CDS encoding fumarate reductase/succinate dehydrogenase flavoprotein subunit, which translates to MKLDSKIPEGHISQKWTDYKDHLKLVAPNNRPKIDIIVVGTGLAGASAAASFAEMGYNVKAFCYQDSPRRAHSIAAQGGINAAKNYQNDGDSTFRLFYDTIKGGDYRAREANVHRLAEVSGNIIDQCVAQGVPFARDYGGYLDNRSFGGTQVQRTFYAAGQTGQQLLLGAYSSLSRQIGLGKIEMFNRHEMLELVKVDGKARGIIARNLITGELERHSAHAVIVATGGYGNVYFLSTNAMGSNVTAGWKVHKQGALFANPCYVQIHPTCIPVHGTNQSKLTLMSESLRNSGRIWVPKKKEDAEAIRAGKMKPTQIAEEDRDYYLERKYPAFGNLVPRDVASRAAKEVCDAGHGIEANDTNEGVYLDFSTEIQSKGKQTAYAKGNHNPSQEEILSLGKKWLEEKYGNLFTMYQKITDENPYETPMKIYPAVHYTMGGVWVDYNLQSTIPGCFVAGEANFSDHGANRLGASALMQGLADGYFVLPYTVSDYLADDIRTGKISTDLPEFAAAEKSVKDSIDKFLNNNGTKTVDHFHKRLGLIMWNKVGMGRNEKGLTEAISEIAALKEEFYKDVYVPGSADELNPELEKVLRVADFIELGQLMAIDGLQRKESCGGHFREEYQDAEGETLRDDENFKFVGAWEYKGDDINTEELHKEELKYEFIKIAARNYK; encoded by the coding sequence ATGAAACTAGATTCTAAAATACCAGAAGGTCACATTTCACAAAAATGGACTGATTATAAAGACCACTTAAAGTTAGTTGCTCCAAACAACCGACCAAAAATAGATATCATCGTAGTAGGAACTGGATTGGCTGGAGCTTCGGCAGCAGCATCTTTTGCCGAAATGGGATACAACGTAAAAGCATTTTGTTACCAAGATTCTCCTCGTCGTGCACACTCGATTGCTGCACAAGGAGGTATCAATGCTGCCAAAAATTATCAAAATGATGGTGATAGTACTTTCCGTTTGTTTTATGACACCATCAAAGGTGGAGATTACAGGGCACGTGAAGCAAACGTTCACCGTTTAGCAGAAGTTTCAGGAAATATCATCGACCAATGTGTGGCTCAAGGAGTTCCTTTTGCACGTGATTATGGAGGATATTTGGACAACCGTTCTTTTGGGGGAACTCAAGTGCAACGTACATTTTACGCAGCTGGACAAACCGGACAACAATTATTATTAGGAGCTTATTCTTCTTTGTCAAGACAAATCGGGTTAGGAAAAATTGAAATGTTCAATCGTCACGAAATGTTGGAATTGGTGAAAGTGGACGGAAAAGCTCGTGGAATCATTGCTCGTAATTTGATTACAGGAGAATTAGAAAGACATTCTGCTCACGCTGTAATTGTAGCAACTGGAGGATACGGAAACGTTTATTTCCTTTCTACAAACGCAATGGGATCGAATGTAACTGCTGGTTGGAAAGTACACAAACAAGGCGCTTTGTTCGCCAATCCTTGTTACGTGCAAATTCACCCAACTTGTATTCCGGTACACGGAACCAATCAATCGAAATTGACCTTGATGTCAGAGTCGTTGAGAAACTCAGGACGTATTTGGGTTCCAAAGAAAAAAGAAGATGCAGAAGCGATTCGTGCGGGTAAAATGAAACCAACACAAATTGCTGAAGAAGATAGAGATTACTACCTAGAAAGAAAATATCCAGCATTTGGAAACCTGGTTCCTCGTGATGTGGCTTCAAGAGCGGCAAAAGAAGTTTGTGACGCTGGTCACGGAATTGAGGCTAACGATACCAACGAAGGAGTTTATTTGGATTTCTCCACAGAAATTCAATCTAAAGGAAAACAAACGGCTTACGCCAAAGGAAACCACAATCCTTCTCAAGAAGAAATACTTTCATTAGGGAAAAAATGGTTGGAGGAAAAATACGGTAACTTGTTTACCATGTACCAAAAAATTACGGATGAGAATCCTTATGAAACCCCAATGAAAATCTATCCTGCTGTTCACTACACCATGGGTGGTGTTTGGGTTGATTATAACTTGCAATCTACTATTCCAGGTTGTTTCGTTGCAGGAGAAGCGAATTTCTCTGACCACGGAGCGAACCGTTTGGGAGCTTCTGCTTTGATGCAAGGTTTGGCTGACGGTTATTTCGTATTGCCTTATACTGTTTCAGATTATTTGGCTGATGATATTCGTACTGGAAAAATCTCTACTGATTTGCCGGAATTTGCTGCTGCCGAAAAGAGCGTAAAAGATTCAATCGATAAATTCTTAAACAATAACGGAACAAAAACGGTGGATCATTTCCACAAACGTTTAGGTTTGATTATGTGGAATAAAGTAGGAATGGGTCGTAATGAGAAAGGCTTAACAGAAGCCATTTCGGAAATTGCTGCTTTAAAAGAAGAATTCTACAAAGACGTTTATGTTCCGGGTAGTGCCGACGAATTGAATCCAGAATTGGAGAAAGTACTTCGTGTTGCCGATTTTATCGAATTAGGACAATTAATGGCCATCGACGGATTGCAACGTAAAGAATCTTGTGGAGGTCACTTCCGTGAAGAATATCAAGATGCCGAAGGAGAAACCCTTCGTGATGACGAAAACTTCAAATTTGTGGGTGCTTGGGAATACAAAGGAGACGACATCAACACTGAAGAACTTCACAAGGAAGAATTGAAATACGAGTTTATCAAAATAGCCGCAAGAAACTATAAGTAA
- a CDS encoding four helix bundle protein, with protein MGEIKSYKDLLIWQKGIDIVCMTYKLVSSFPKDELYALSSQIKRSSVSVPSNIAEGYGRQSIQSYIQFIKIARGSLCELETQLLVASKLDFINDEKLFLELSNQITEESKMINSFINKLESSKQ; from the coding sequence ATGGGGGAGATAAAATCGTATAAAGATTTATTGATTTGGCAGAAAGGAATTGATATTGTCTGTATGACTTATAAATTAGTTTCTAGTTTTCCAAAAGATGAATTATACGCTTTGTCAAGCCAAATAAAAAGAAGTTCAGTGTCAGTTCCTTCAAATATTGCTGAAGGATATGGAAGACAATCAATTCAAAGTTATATTCAATTTATCAAAATAGCTCGAGGTTCTTTGTGTGAATTAGAAACACAATTATTAGTGGCAAGTAAATTGGATTTTATTAATGATGAAAAATTGTTTTTAGAGTTATCAAATCAGATTACAGAAGAAAGCAAAATGATTAATTCCTTTATAAATAAATTAGAGTCAAGTAAACAATAG
- a CDS encoding succinate dehydrogenase/fumarate reductase iron-sulfur subunit encodes MSAAKNINITLNIWRQKNAKEKGKMETYKLNDVSTASSFLEMLDQLNEQLVNERKEPIAFDHDCREGICGMCSLYINGRAHGPDTGITTCQLHMRMFNDGDTIVIEPWRSAAFPVIKDLIVDRTAFERIQQAGGFVSVNTSGNTIDANTILVPKDDADKAFEAAACIGCGACVATCKNGSAMLFVGAKVSQYALLPQGKVEATNRVLNMVRQMDEEGFGNCTNTGACEVECPKGISLENIARMNREYFSASLK; translated from the coding sequence ATGAGCGCAGCAAAAAATATCAATATAACCCTTAACATTTGGCGTCAAAAAAATGCCAAAGAAAAAGGGAAAATGGAAACATACAAATTGAACGATGTTTCTACAGCCAGTTCATTTCTGGAAATGTTGGACCAATTGAACGAACAATTAGTTAACGAAAGAAAAGAACCAATTGCATTTGACCACGATTGTCGCGAAGGAATTTGCGGTATGTGTTCTTTGTATATCAATGGACGTGCACACGGACCAGATACAGGAATCACAACATGTCAATTGCATATGAGAATGTTTAATGACGGAGATACAATTGTTATTGAACCTTGGCGAAGTGCAGCTTTTCCAGTAATCAAAGATTTAATTGTTGACAGAACTGCCTTTGAAAGAATTCAACAAGCGGGAGGATTTGTTTCGGTTAATACTTCTGGAAATACCATCGATGCCAACACCATTTTAGTACCTAAAGACGATGCCGACAAAGCATTTGAAGCAGCAGCTTGTATTGGTTGTGGAGCTTGTGTGGCTACTTGTAAAAACGGTTCAGCAATGTTATTTGTTGGAGCAAAAGTATCTCAATATGCTTTATTGCCACAAGGAAAAGTAGAAGCCACAAACCGTGTTTTGAATATGGTACGTCAAATGGACGAAGAAGGTTTTGGTAACTGTACCAATACTGGGGCTTGTGAAGTAGAGTGTCCAAAAGGAATTTCTTTGGAAAATATCGCTCGCATGAACAGAGAATATTTTTCAGCAAGTTTGAAATAA
- a CDS encoding amidohydrolase: MKIALLQSSLFWENPKVNRNYFEEKINTVTEKIDLIVLPEMFSTGFTMNAEAVFETMDGETIQWLQSLAKAKNSAITGSLVIKENGNFYNRLVFVFPSGEIQFYDKRHLFTLAGEDKVYTAGKEKLIVEYKGWKICPLVCYDLRFPVFARNVEDYDVLIYVANWPKARIQAWDILLKARSVENLCYTIGVNRTGFDSNNLEYNGHSQAVDFLGNYALEPQETEGVFIVELNKEQLLETRKKLGFLGDRDYFELKP, encoded by the coding sequence ATGAAAATCGCCCTTCTCCAATCGTCTTTATTCTGGGAAAACCCCAAAGTCAACCGAAACTATTTCGAGGAAAAAATCAATACCGTTACTGAAAAAATTGATTTGATTGTATTGCCGGAAATGTTCTCGACGGGTTTCACGATGAATGCAGAGGCTGTTTTCGAAACAATGGACGGCGAAACTATTCAATGGTTGCAATCTTTGGCGAAAGCCAAAAACAGCGCGATTACGGGAAGTTTGGTCATCAAGGAAAATGGCAATTTTTACAACCGATTGGTGTTTGTTTTTCCGTCAGGCGAAATCCAATTTTATGACAAAAGACATTTGTTTACCTTGGCTGGCGAAGACAAAGTTTATACTGCCGGAAAGGAAAAATTGATTGTGGAATATAAAGGTTGGAAAATTTGTCCGCTAGTTTGTTATGATTTGCGTTTTCCGGTTTTTGCCCGAAATGTAGAGGATTATGATGTTTTGATTTACGTTGCCAATTGGCCAAAAGCAAGAATTCAGGCTTGGGATATTTTGCTCAAAGCCCGTTCGGTCGAAAATTTGTGCTATACGATTGGCGTGAACAGAACTGGTTTTGACAGCAACAATTTAGAATATAATGGGCATTCGCAAGCAGTTGATTTTCTTGGAAATTATGCTCTGGAACCACAAGAAACCGAAGGTGTTTTCATCGTGGAATTAAACAAGGAACAATTGCTTGAAACCAGAAAAAAACTCGGATTTCTTGGAGACAGAGATTATTTTGAATTAAAACCCTGA
- a CDS encoding Ig-like domain-containing protein, with translation MLKNNFKYILFLLVLLMASCAKRGSITGGLKDTLAPVLKMSFPKNFSTNFKTNEIKLTFDEYIKLKDLNKQLIISPPMKYEPLITPTSVSKYINIKILDTLQPNTTYSFNFGQSIEDNNEGNPYNQFKYVFSTGAFIDSLSIGGTVKDAYNKEVESFVSVMLYDVNENFKDSVVYNEAPRYITNTLDSLKTFKLENLKAGKYLLVAMKDYGSNNKFNPKKDKIGFHKEFISIPGDTIYELKLFKETLPFKASRPYQASGNRLILPYEGKSKDSKITLKNGETELSTIITKFPKKDSLQVWYKPLKVDSLSMAVTKDKYKGNFNFKIKAQKKDSVNITAVQSGNLNLKERFALTSNTPLEKFDNSKMKLINKDSVAVAFKTEYDEFNQQLFFDFKKEPLEKYTFQIMPGAMTDYLGQSNDTLAFNLSTRDLTDYGNLKVSLQNVKHFPVIVELTNEKGDVLATQYTESSSKVEFNLVEPAVFWLRAIYDDNKNQEWDPGNYLEKRQAEEVIYFSKGIDVRANWDVEQVFDLSIPYTPEPKKKEDKKKPIKSGF, from the coding sequence ATGTTGAAAAACAACTTTAAATATATTCTGTTTCTATTGGTTTTGTTAATGGCAAGTTGCGCCAAAAGAGGCAGCATCACTGGCGGTTTGAAAGACACCCTTGCTCCGGTCTTGAAAATGAGTTTTCCAAAAAACTTCAGCACCAATTTTAAAACCAACGAAATCAAATTGACTTTTGACGAATACATCAAGTTGAAAGACCTGAACAAGCAATTGATCATTTCGCCGCCAATGAAATATGAACCCTTGATTACGCCTACTTCTGTCAGCAAGTATATCAACATAAAAATACTGGACACGCTTCAACCCAACACGACTTACAGCTTTAATTTTGGCCAAAGTATTGAAGACAACAATGAGGGAAATCCATACAACCAGTTCAAATATGTGTTTTCGACTGGCGCATTTATCGATTCTTTGTCAATTGGCGGAACGGTGAAAGATGCTTACAACAAGGAAGTGGAATCGTTTGTTTCGGTAATGCTTTATGATGTAAATGAAAACTTTAAAGATTCCGTGGTTTACAATGAAGCCCCGAGATATATTACCAATACCTTGGACAGTTTGAAAACTTTTAAATTGGAGAATTTGAAGGCTGGAAAATATCTTTTGGTGGCGATGAAAGACTATGGCTCCAATAATAAATTCAATCCCAAAAAGGACAAAATCGGGTTTCACAAGGAATTTATCAGCATTCCTGGCGACACGATTTATGAATTGAAATTGTTCAAAGAAACACTGCCTTTCAAGGCCTCCAGACCTTATCAGGCCTCCGGAAACAGATTAATCCTTCCTTATGAAGGAAAATCTAAGGATTCGAAAATTACGCTCAAAAACGGAGAAACCGAATTATCAACCATCATTACCAAATTTCCAAAAAAAGATTCCCTTCAAGTGTGGTACAAACCCTTGAAAGTAGATTCGTTGTCTATGGCCGTGACCAAAGACAAATATAAAGGAAACTTTAATTTTAAGATTAAAGCGCAGAAAAAAGACAGTGTGAACATAACTGCTGTCCAGTCGGGCAACTTAAACTTGAAGGAACGATTTGCTTTGACGAGCAACACTCCATTGGAAAAATTCGACAATTCAAAAATGAAACTGATTAATAAAGATTCTGTTGCGGTAGCTTTTAAAACGGAATATGACGAATTCAACCAGCAATTGTTTTTTGATTTCAAGAAAGAACCTCTGGAAAAATATACTTTCCAAATTATGCCGGGCGCAATGACCGATTATTTAGGACAATCCAATGATACTTTGGCTTTTAATTTATCGACAAGAGATTTAACTGATTATGGCAATCTCAAGGTGAGTTTACAAAACGTAAAACACTTTCCCGTAATTGTTGAACTGACCAACGAAAAAGGCGATGTTCTCGCCACCCAATATACCGAAAGCAGCTCCAAAGTTGAATTTAATTTGGTCGAACCTGCCGTGTTTTGGCTTCGGGCAATTTATGACGACAACAAAAACCAAGAATGGGATCCAGGGAATTATCTAGAGAAACGCCAAGCCGAGGAAGTCATTTATTTTTCGAAAGGAATAGATGTTCGCGCGAATTGGGACGTGGAACAGGTTTTTGACTTGAGTATTCCCTACACGCCGGAACCCAAAAAGAAAGAAGATAAAAAGAAGCCCATTAAATCAGGGTTTTAA